In Lactobacillus sp. PV012, one genomic interval encodes:
- a CDS encoding NAD(P)H-binding protein, whose product MKYAVTAATGRFGQNAVKELSKIIGKENVILINRNVEKAKKLFPGYEVREGNYDEPISMENAFQGVDKVLFISSQPGGKVSRAQAQKNVVNALKKANVKFVAYTSFPHAQTSKSALANDHRLTENAIKEAGIAHAFLRNNWYLENEASFLQMGKNGQDPLYWTNNNAGWALENDYSEASAKVLASENAKEIYEFAGPSRSYEELGKALKEAIGNDIEAKQVSKDEYIKFLEGTGLDSNLAKMFASFEDPIDDGSLNEETNELAQALNRPVTPLVEAIKIILDK is encoded by the coding sequence ATGAAATATGCTGTAACTGCTGCAACCGGACGTTTTGGTCAAAATGCCGTTAAAGAACTAAGTAAAATCATTGGTAAAGAAAATGTTATCCTCATTAACCGTAACGTAGAAAAAGCTAAAAAACTTTTCCCCGGCTATGAAGTTAGAGAAGGTAATTATGATGAACCTATTTCAATGGAAAATGCTTTCCAAGGAGTAGATAAAGTCTTATTTATCTCTTCTCAACCAGGTGGAAAAGTTAGTCGCGCCCAAGCACAAAAAAATGTAGTTAATGCTTTAAAGAAAGCTAACGTAAAGTTTGTAGCTTATACTAGCTTCCCTCATGCTCAAACTTCAAAAAGTGCGTTAGCTAATGACCACCGTCTAACTGAAAATGCAATTAAAGAAGCTGGAATTGCTCATGCCTTTCTTCGTAACAACTGGTATTTAGAAAATGAAGCTAGTTTTTTACAAATGGGAAAAAATGGTCAAGATCCTCTTTATTGGACAAACAATAATGCAGGTTGGGCTCTTGAAAATGATTATTCAGAAGCATCCGCAAAAGTATTAGCTAGTGAAAATGCAAAAGAGATTTATGAATTTGCTGGCCCAAGTCGATCCTATGAAGAATTGGGAAAGGCTTTAAAAGAAGCTATTGGAAATGATATTGAAGCTAAACAAGTTTCTAAAGATGAATACATTAAATTCCTTGAAGGTACGGGCTTAGATAGCAACCTTGCTAAGATGTTTGCTTCTTTTGAAGATCCAATTGACGATGGATCTCTTAATGAAGAAACAAACGAGTTGGCTCAAGCCTTAAATCGTCCCGTTACCCCACTCGTTGAGGCAATTAAGATTATTCTTGATAAATAA
- a CDS encoding excinuclease ABC subunit UvrA, whose amino-acid sequence MNTKVELPNNIEVRGAHLHNLKNVDVDIPLHKFIAISGLSGSGKSSLAMGTLYEEGSKRYLDALSTYMRRRIKQGTNAAVDSIKHIPSALALRQRPSVPNERATVGTTTETYNVLRLIFSRLGSPVCPNGHQLKPSLAIAQAMSKTESEMGEITCSICNVKFHVPSAEDFAFNSDGACQNCEGTGKVRTLDESKLIPNENLTIKEGAVASWSLPGRNFMPNVAEFAGVRINVPFKELTAKEKDFVLNGPEKKYKMDFLSGTGRVFHDFNALYENAHQAVLKSAQSSKSERAQKRISEFFTYSTCEVCHGSRLKPELLKQKVNGKNIFEVENMSLGKLPAWSNEVLANLPAEMHEMANELITEFINNLQPLLDLGLDYLTMARPGNTLSTGELQRIQLARTLRTETTGVLYVLDEPSIGLHPANVDGLIKVMKKIVAQGNSLVVVDHNVDIVAAADEIIEIGPGSGQEGGRLIAQGTPKEIANNSQSLIAPYLTGQGNLLVRKPAQKINEDKIKFEVNDYFNLKDVKTEIPINQLTAVTGFSGAGKTSLILDSLVPAIQAKDRQSFPQQVSNFSSSIKKVVSVDASPIGKSTRSTVATYTSIMDNLRKLFAKQPLSKERHYTPSYFSYNNKEGACVTCSGTGIVTLDIQFLPDMQQTCPTCQGTRYNEQIQEVKWHGYSIVDILNLDVNEALTIFKEVPKIERELKLLQEVGLGYLHLGESTPALSGGEAQRLKLVTHLSKKEENTLFVFDEPTIGLHPLDVKVLVEVMQRLLDQGATIITISHDLNLIANSDYILDMGPRGGENGGKIVAAGLTQDLIKSPQSLTTEYLAKYWRKFKS is encoded by the coding sequence ATGAACACAAAGGTAGAATTACCTAATAATATTGAAGTACGTGGTGCGCATCTGCACAACTTAAAAAATGTTGATGTTGATATTCCGTTACATAAATTTATAGCGATTTCTGGTTTATCAGGATCTGGGAAATCATCTTTAGCGATGGGAACTCTTTATGAAGAAGGGTCGAAAAGATATTTAGATGCTCTTTCTACTTACATGCGGAGACGAATTAAACAAGGGACCAATGCGGCAGTTGATAGTATCAAACATATTCCTTCAGCACTTGCTTTGCGACAACGTCCTAGTGTTCCTAATGAACGTGCAACAGTTGGGACAACAACAGAGACCTATAATGTCTTACGATTGATTTTTTCTAGATTGGGAAGCCCAGTATGCCCCAATGGACATCAATTAAAACCAAGTTTAGCAATTGCGCAGGCAATGAGTAAAACAGAAAGTGAAATGGGTGAAATTACTTGTTCAATTTGCAATGTAAAATTCCATGTACCCAGTGCCGAGGATTTTGCTTTTAATTCAGATGGAGCCTGTCAAAATTGTGAGGGTACTGGAAAAGTACGAACACTTGATGAAAGCAAACTAATTCCGAATGAGAATTTAACTATCAAAGAAGGAGCGGTTGCCTCCTGGTCGCTTCCAGGAAGAAATTTTATGCCCAATGTTGCAGAATTTGCAGGTGTAAGAATTAATGTGCCCTTTAAAGAGTTAACTGCAAAAGAAAAAGATTTTGTTTTAAATGGACCCGAGAAAAAGTATAAAATGGATTTTCTTTCTGGAACTGGACGAGTATTTCACGATTTTAATGCTCTTTATGAAAATGCTCATCAAGCAGTTTTAAAGTCGGCGCAAAGTAGCAAGAGTGAAAGGGCTCAAAAGAGAATTTCTGAATTTTTCACTTATTCAACCTGTGAAGTTTGTCATGGATCACGCTTAAAGCCTGAATTATTAAAACAAAAAGTAAATGGAAAAAATATTTTCGAAGTAGAAAATATGTCCTTAGGTAAACTTCCTGCGTGGAGTAATGAAGTTTTAGCAAACTTACCAGCAGAAATGCATGAAATGGCAAATGAACTGATAACAGAGTTTATCAATAATTTGCAGCCCTTACTTGATCTAGGCTTAGATTATTTAACTATGGCTCGTCCTGGTAATACATTGTCGACAGGAGAACTACAAAGAATTCAATTAGCAAGAACCTTGCGCACAGAAACCACGGGTGTGCTTTATGTGTTAGATGAACCCTCCATTGGACTTCATCCAGCTAATGTTGATGGTTTAATTAAGGTAATGAAAAAAATTGTTGCTCAAGGTAACTCCTTAGTGGTAGTTGATCATAATGTTGATATTGTAGCTGCAGCAGATGAAATAATCGAAATTGGACCAGGCTCCGGACAAGAAGGAGGGAGGCTAATTGCTCAGGGGACACCAAAAGAAATTGCCAATAATTCACAGTCGTTAATTGCTCCTTATCTTACTGGGCAAGGAAATCTTTTAGTACGTAAACCTGCGCAAAAAATTAACGAAGATAAAATAAAATTTGAAGTAAATGATTATTTTAACTTAAAGGATGTTAAAACAGAAATTCCTATTAACCAATTGACAGCTGTCACTGGCTTTTCAGGAGCAGGAAAAACCAGTTTAATTTTGGATTCTTTGGTTCCAGCAATTCAGGCAAAAGATAGACAAAGTTTCCCTCAGCAAGTAAGTAATTTTTCCTCTTCTATTAAGAAAGTTGTAAGTGTAGATGCAAGTCCGATTGGGAAAAGTACACGTTCAACAGTGGCTACCTATACTTCAATTATGGATAATTTACGTAAACTTTTTGCTAAGCAACCATTGTCTAAAGAACGGCACTATACTCCAAGCTATTTTTCTTATAATAATAAGGAAGGGGCATGTGTGACGTGTAGTGGAACGGGAATTGTAACTTTAGATATTCAATTTTTGCCCGATATGCAACAAACTTGTCCAACCTGTCAAGGCACGCGCTATAATGAACAAATACAAGAAGTAAAGTGGCATGGCTATTCTATTGTAGATATTTTAAATTTAGATGTTAATGAAGCGCTTACTATTTTTAAAGAGGTTCCTAAGATTGAACGTGAATTAAAATTACTTCAAGAAGTTGGTTTAGGTTATTTGCATTTAGGTGAGAGTACGCCAGCATTATCTGGTGGAGAAGCCCAGCGTTTAAAATTAGTGACTCATTTAAGTAAAAAAGAAGAGAATACTTTGTTTGTTTTTGATGAACCAACAATTGGACTTCATCCATTAGATGTAAAGGTGTTAGTGGAGGTAATGCAACGTTTACTTGACCAAGGTGCAACAATCATTACGATTTCTCATGATCTTAACTTAATTGCAAATAGTGATTATATCTTAGATATGGGCCCGCGTGGGGGAGAAAATGGCGGAAAAATTGTTGCTGCTGGGTTAACACAAGATTTAATTAAATCACCACAAAGCTTAACGACAGAATATTTAGCCAAATATTGGAGAAAATTTAAAAGTTAA
- a CDS encoding TetR/AcrR family transcriptional regulator, whose product MKNYSYSLDLNLPPTSTKAQQELHHVVVKFLTRNKKDKLTVSRLCKTAKISRSTFYLYYSSVEELLEEVRNSWLQKLIDLDKELTNSQRKRGEDFEYFSKILDFIDRNLDFIEAFLINNYDLQLAEKWKIALKRQFWIRLGKGKVTPKQDFNFEIIASATLNSYIYYVKNHSVISRTDIYQEIAQVMNFLEN is encoded by the coding sequence ATGAAAAATTATAGTTATAGTTTGGATTTAAATCTACCTCCAACTTCTACAAAAGCCCAACAAGAACTACATCATGTAGTAGTTAAATTTTTGACACGGAATAAAAAGGATAAATTAACAGTATCTAGATTATGTAAAACTGCAAAAATATCTAGAAGTACTTTTTATCTCTATTACTCTTCAGTAGAAGAATTATTAGAAGAAGTCAGAAATAGTTGGTTGCAAAAGTTAATTGATTTAGACAAAGAATTAACAAATTCTCAACGCAAAAGGGGAGAAGATTTTGAATACTTTTCAAAAATCCTCGATTTTATTGATAGAAATCTGGATTTCATTGAAGCTTTTTTAATCAACAATTATGATCTCCAACTAGCTGAAAAATGGAAAATAGCTTTAAAAAGGCAGTTTTGGATCAGATTAGGAAAAGGAAAAGTCACTCCAAAACAAGATTTTAATTTTGAAATAATTGCTAGTGCAACCTTAAATTCCTATATTTACTATGTAAAAAATCATTCTGTAATTTCGCGTACAGATATCTACCAAGAAATTGCTCAGGTAATGAATTTTTTAGAAAACTAG
- a CDS encoding ABC transporter ATP-binding protein → MHSKQKFNFKDFFALVNKLHPNYSKLIWGVILGFIGTGANLFVPQLAQKLINNFKSISPTLIILTVIIFIGGLLVSAASGLLLGIFGEHIVSRLREALWHKLLQMPVNYFDNNKTGDMSSRLVNDTSQVKQLLASTLPNAMTSLLQFFGALFIMISMDWQMTILMFIGVPLFVIAMLPIMSQSRKIGRKRQDEVANFSSTTTNVLGEIRLVKSSNGEKRELKNGHDRIHRLYNIGRKEAFINSLTQPIINMLMMILFLGILGYGAIRVMRGSLTMGALVSFLMYLFQIMSPVIIISQFFNELSKTSGSTERLQQILLEKEEFLPHKEKSDIANKVLKFDNVNFSYEDGKQILHNINFQAKPNTVVAFAGPSGGGKSTIFALIERFYQPTSGQILIGDKDIDTLDLSNWRQQIGLVGQNSSVMPGTIRENLVYGLEREVSEDELWHVLKMAYAEKFVKEMEDGLNTQIGERGIKLSGGQRQRIAIARAFLRNPKILMLDEATASLDSESEAMVQKALNSLMKNRTTLVIAHRLSTIVDANEIYFIDHGTVDGAGTHEQLIKSTPKYAEYVKTQFKD, encoded by the coding sequence TTGCATTCAAAACAAAAATTTAATTTTAAAGACTTTTTTGCTTTAGTAAATAAACTCCATCCAAATTATTCAAAATTAATTTGGGGAGTCATTTTAGGATTTATTGGAACTGGAGCTAACCTTTTTGTACCACAACTTGCCCAAAAGCTAATCAATAACTTCAAATCAATCTCTCCAACTTTGATTATTTTGACAGTTATTATTTTTATTGGGGGATTATTAGTTAGTGCAGCTTCTGGACTTTTACTAGGAATCTTCGGTGAACATATTGTCTCACGTCTGCGTGAAGCCTTATGGCACAAATTACTTCAAATGCCGGTTAACTATTTTGATAATAACAAAACTGGGGACATGAGTTCACGCTTAGTTAACGATACGTCGCAAGTGAAGCAATTATTAGCTTCTACCTTACCCAATGCTATGACTTCTCTCCTACAATTTTTCGGAGCTCTTTTTATTATGATTAGCATGGATTGGCAAATGACTATTTTAATGTTTATTGGGGTTCCACTCTTCGTTATTGCCATGCTTCCAATTATGAGTCAGTCACGTAAGATTGGACGTAAACGCCAAGATGAGGTTGCCAATTTCTCTAGTACCACTACTAATGTCTTAGGAGAAATCCGGTTAGTTAAATCATCCAATGGTGAAAAAAGAGAACTCAAAAATGGTCATGATCGTATCCACCGTCTTTACAATATTGGCCGTAAAGAAGCTTTCATTAACTCATTAACTCAACCAATCATTAATATGTTAATGATGATTCTTTTCCTAGGAATTTTAGGCTATGGAGCAATTCGAGTAATGCGTGGTTCCCTTACTATGGGGGCTTTAGTATCATTTCTAATGTATCTTTTCCAAATTATGAGTCCTGTAATTATCATTAGTCAATTCTTCAATGAACTTTCAAAAACTAGTGGTTCTACCGAGCGTCTCCAGCAAATTTTATTGGAAAAAGAAGAATTTCTTCCTCATAAAGAAAAATCTGATATTGCCAATAAAGTTCTTAAGTTTGACAATGTTAACTTTTCTTATGAGGATGGAAAACAAATTCTACATAATATTAATTTTCAAGCTAAACCCAATACTGTGGTCGCTTTTGCAGGCCCATCAGGTGGCGGGAAATCTACTATTTTTGCCCTAATTGAGCGTTTCTATCAACCCACTTCTGGCCAAATTCTAATTGGTGATAAGGATATTGATACTCTTGATTTAAGCAATTGGCGTCAGCAAATTGGTTTAGTTGGTCAAAATTCTTCTGTAATGCCAGGCACTATCCGAGAAAACCTTGTTTATGGATTAGAAAGAGAAGTTTCTGAAGATGAACTATGGCATGTGCTAAAAATGGCTTATGCAGAAAAATTTGTTAAAGAAATGGAAGACGGACTTAATACTCAAATCGGTGAACGTGGAATTAAGCTCTCCGGTGGGCAAAGGCAAAGAATTGCAATTGCTCGAGCATTTTTACGTAATCCTAAAATATTAATGTTAGATGAAGCAACTGCTAGTCTTGATTCTGAATCTGAGGCAATGGTTCAAAAGGCACTGAATAGTTTAATGAAAAACCGGACCACCTTGGTAATTGCCCATCGCTTGAGTACAATCGTTGACGCGAATGAAATTTATTTCATTGATCACGGAACAGTTGATGGTGCTGGTACTCACGAGCAATTAATTAAATCAACGCCAAAATATGCAGAATATGTAAAAACTCAATTTAAAGATTAA
- a CDS encoding aldo/keto reductase: protein MMIKNKIVLGTWAWGDNNSYFGNSYDENHFRLVYEAAISKNLTFFDTATAYGSGRSEEILGNLIANTPRSELTISTKFTPQMAPKTDNPVQTMLDESLKRLKTDYIGYYWIHNDADVEKWTHDLLPVLKEGKIKHVGVSNHTLSEIKRVQEILAEEGFKLAAVQNHLSLLDRSSETAGILDYCKENNLEFFAYMVLEQGALTGKYNVNNPFPAGSVRAQFYNDKLPELTDLVIKLEEIGKNYDLSAAQTAMTWALSKGTFPIIGVTKVNPVEDAAQVAATRLTKSEIQELEDVAEKINVNTTGSWEPDMDK from the coding sequence ATGATGATCAAAAATAAAATTGTTTTAGGAACTTGGGCATGGGGAGATAATAATAGTTATTTTGGAAATAGCTATGATGAAAACCACTTTAGACTTGTTTATGAAGCAGCAATTTCTAAAAATTTAACATTTTTTGATACAGCTACTGCCTATGGTAGTGGAAGATCTGAAGAAATTTTAGGTAATTTGATAGCAAATACACCACGTAGTGAATTAACTATTTCTACCAAATTCACCCCGCAAATGGCACCGAAGACAGATAATCCAGTCCAAACAATGTTAGATGAAAGTTTGAAACGTTTAAAAACTGATTATATTGGTTATTACTGGATTCATAATGATGCAGATGTAGAAAAATGGACCCATGATCTTTTACCAGTTTTAAAAGAAGGAAAAATTAAACATGTCGGTGTTTCCAATCATACTCTAAGTGAAATTAAACGTGTACAAGAGATTTTAGCAGAAGAAGGTTTTAAATTAGCTGCTGTCCAAAATCATTTGAGTTTATTAGATCGTAGTTCAGAAACAGCCGGTATTCTAGACTACTGCAAAGAAAATAATTTAGAATTTTTTGCATATATGGTTTTAGAACAAGGAGCACTAACTGGTAAGTATAATGTAAATAATCCCTTTCCTGCTGGTAGTGTACGGGCGCAATTTTATAATGATAAATTGCCTGAGTTAACTGACTTAGTAATTAAATTAGAAGAAATTGGTAAAAACTATGATTTATCTGCAGCACAAACTGCAATGACCTGGGCCTTATCTAAAGGTACCTTTCCAATTATTGGTGTAACCAAGGTTAACCCAGTTGAAGATGCAGCTCAAGTTGCTGCTACTCGGTTAACTAAAAGTGAAATTCAAGAATTAGAAGATGTTGCTGAAAAAATCAATGTTAATACTACCGGTAGTTGGGAACCGGATATGGACAAGTAA
- a CDS encoding Rpn family recombination-promoting nuclease/putative transposase, whose product MEQKKWFGFNQDLVFGEVMKNKEFCKYVIQAAIPKLQDFEIISIESQKEFKGTDAKEKGIRLDILVKNNDGDLFDIEMQNANEYNLGKRMRYYQSRMDTFALDSGSTYNELKKTYIIFLCMFDYFNQGKAIYTFHEYEDSNKGLQLDTASTKIIVNGVATYVENNSKLLSIIKLMQGKSDFSNKYINYALDKIAQINNDPKKRRIIMEYETRLLEREQYGEQKGIKQGEDNIVTLSKKIKVLKSEGLTDEEIYHRYKGNNSLSSEKLKELITLIN is encoded by the coding sequence ATGGAGCAGAAAAAATGGTTTGGCTTTAACCAGGACTTAGTTTTTGGAGAAGTCATGAAAAACAAGGAATTTTGTAAATATGTAATTCAAGCCGCAATCCCTAAATTACAGGATTTTGAAATTATTAGTATTGAATCTCAAAAAGAATTCAAAGGTACTGATGCCAAAGAAAAAGGGATTAGACTTGATATTTTAGTCAAAAATAATGATGGCGATCTCTTTGATATTGAGATGCAAAATGCTAATGAGTATAACTTAGGCAAACGGATGCGATATTACCAATCTCGAATGGATACTTTTGCATTAGATTCTGGTAGTACGTATAATGAGCTTAAGAAAACTTACATTATATTTCTATGTATGTTTGATTACTTTAATCAAGGAAAAGCAATTTATACTTTTCATGAATATGAAGATTCAAATAAAGGATTACAGCTAGATACTGCTTCAACAAAGATAATTGTTAATGGGGTAGCTACTTATGTTGAAAATAATTCCAAGCTATTAAGTATTATCAAACTGATGCAAGGGAAAAGTGACTTTTCAAATAAGTATATCAACTATGCTTTAGATAAAATCGCTCAAATTAATAATGATCCGAAGAAAAGGAGAATAATTATGGAATATGAAACTAGATTACTAGAACGAGAACAATATGGCGAACAAAAGGGAATTAAGCAAGGGGAGGATAATATTGTAACCCTATCTAAAAAAATTAAAGTTTTAAAATCAGAAGGCCTTACAGATGAAGAAATTTATCATCGTTATAAAGGTAATAACTCTCTTTCTTCTGAGAAGTTAAAAGAACTAATTACTTTAATTAATTAA
- a CDS encoding SDR family oxidoreductase, translating into MVYSELKDKVAVVTGGSKGIGTAISERFGKEGMKVVINYHSDKEGAQKAADAVKKNGGDAVIVQADIGSEEGAQKLIDTAVDNFGTLDIWVNNAGMENQVPTKDLSLEDWNKVINVNLTGVFLGTKMALRYFTDNKKKGNIINMSSVHEQIPWPTFAHYAASKGGVKLFTETVAMEYAKQNIRVNAIGPGAINTPINAEKFADPEQKAITTSMIPMGRIGDPEEVAAAAAWLASDESSYVTGITMFVDGGMTLYPSFQGGRG; encoded by the coding sequence ATGGTTTATTCTGAATTAAAAGACAAAGTTGCTGTAGTTACTGGTGGGTCAAAAGGTATCGGTACAGCCATCAGTGAACGTTTTGGTAAAGAAGGAATGAAGGTAGTTATTAACTATCACTCAGATAAAGAAGGTGCGCAAAAAGCTGCAGATGCTGTTAAGAAAAATGGTGGGGATGCAGTTATTGTGCAAGCTGATATTGGTTCTGAAGAAGGCGCACAAAAATTAATTGATACTGCAGTTGATAATTTTGGTACTTTAGATATTTGGGTTAATAATGCAGGGATGGAAAATCAAGTTCCAACCAAGGACCTTTCTTTAGAAGATTGGAATAAAGTTATTAATGTTAATTTAACTGGTGTATTTTTAGGAACTAAGATGGCACTTCGTTACTTTACTGATAATAAGAAGAAAGGTAATATCATTAACATGTCCAGTGTTCATGAACAAATTCCATGGCCAACATTTGCTCACTATGCAGCAAGTAAGGGTGGGGTAAAACTATTCACTGAAACAGTGGCAATGGAATATGCTAAGCAAAATATTCGTGTTAATGCAATTGGACCAGGTGCCATCAATACCCCAATTAATGCGGAAAAATTTGCTGATCCTGAACAAAAGGCAATTACTACTTCCATGATTCCAATGGGAAGAATTGGAGATCCAGAAGAAGTTGCTGCAGCTGCTGCATGGCTTGCAAGTGATGAATCAAGTTACGTAACTGGAATTACTATGTTTGTAGATGGTGGAATGACCCTCTACCCATCATTCCAAGGTGGACGTGGATAA
- a CDS encoding N-acyl homoserine lactonase family protein, with translation MNNSKLHLLHTGKVRIEPELAFGGDHASLAKASGFSLRRSPKIWLPVSVFLIESPHDLLLLDTGWSRSMSPKGEFDKKAQIKSLGSRILYHVNQGVVPYGKSASEQLAQKGISPKDIQAVIISHLDCDHANGLEQFKNAKRVLVSKQEYEYGLNHRIRFYKKWWSDLDNIDFYQWNDTEGPFKQSYDVFGDKTVELINIPGHTAGQVATKITSPQTKQFVLYVGDGGYSEHSWEKMITSGISMNKDWQKKSLQWIKEQSQKTNCKGVFACHDNHLKPMSIEF, from the coding sequence ATGAATAACTCTAAATTACACTTACTTCACACGGGCAAAGTTAGAATTGAACCAGAATTAGCTTTTGGAGGCGACCATGCAAGTTTGGCAAAAGCATCTGGATTTTCCTTAAGACGTTCACCCAAAATTTGGCTTCCAGTTTCAGTCTTTTTAATTGAATCTCCTCATGACTTACTTTTACTAGACACAGGATGGAGTAGATCAATGAGTCCAAAGGGTGAATTTGATAAAAAAGCACAAATTAAATCCTTAGGTTCTCGAATTTTATATCATGTTAATCAAGGAGTAGTACCTTATGGGAAAAGTGCTTCTGAGCAGCTAGCTCAAAAAGGAATTTCTCCTAAAGATATTCAAGCTGTAATAATTTCTCACCTTGATTGTGATCATGCTAATGGGTTAGAGCAATTCAAGAATGCTAAGCGAGTACTTGTTTCAAAGCAAGAATACGAATATGGTCTCAACCATAGGATTCGTTTTTATAAAAAGTGGTGGTCAGATCTAGATAATATAGATTTTTACCAATGGAATGATACTGAAGGCCCATTTAAGCAGTCGTATGATGTGTTTGGAGATAAGACAGTAGAGTTAATTAATATTCCAGGTCATACCGCCGGGCAAGTAGCCACTAAGATTACTAGTCCTCAAACTAAACAATTTGTGCTCTACGTTGGGGATGGTGGGTATAGTGAACACTCTTGGGAAAAGATGATCACTTCTGGAATTTCAATGAATAAAGACTGGCAAAAGAAATCTTTGCAATGGATTAAAGAGCAAAGCCAAAAAACTAACTGTAAAGGTGTGTTTGCTTGTCACGATAATCATTTAAAGCCAATGTCAATAGAATTTTAA
- a CDS encoding DUF2255 family protein has translation MSWTREIINKINQSTTIQNQPFDENKTPLQDIPLWVVTINKHIYLRAGKGKESKWYQAGIKNGGQIKVDGQIFKINYRPVTDKNEEQNVTKAYLEKYHGQYPIDMMISPTCANATVELIQS, from the coding sequence ATGAGTTGGACAAGAGAAATAATTAATAAAATTAACCAAAGTACTACCATTCAAAACCAACCTTTTGATGAAAACAAAACGCCTTTACAAGACATTCCTCTTTGGGTTGTTACAATTAATAAACATATTTATTTGCGAGCAGGAAAAGGTAAAGAAAGCAAATGGTATCAAGCAGGCATTAAAAATGGTGGTCAAATCAAAGTAGATGGGCAAATTTTTAAGATTAATTACCGCCCTGTGACTGATAAAAATGAGGAACAAAATGTAACTAAAGCATATCTAGAAAAGTATCATGGTCAATATCCAATTGATATGATGATCTCCCCTACTTGTGCTAATGCGACAGTAGAGCTAATTCAAAGCTAG
- a CDS encoding MerR family transcriptional regulator: MADLTITQVSKKYDIKPDTLRYYERIGLLPTVPRKSNGNRYFSEGMQGWIEMIVCLRHSSVPIEKLIDYADMLRAGDETLQAREELLKEQLIELENKKNDLNRSIERLKHKISLYESGEIKQNKSYFEEYKILDD, encoded by the coding sequence ATGGCTGATTTAACTATTACACAAGTAAGCAAAAAATACGATATAAAGCCTGATACTCTTCGTTACTACGAGCGAATTGGCTTATTACCTACTGTTCCACGTAAAAGTAATGGCAATCGTTATTTTAGTGAAGGGATGCAAGGTTGGATTGAAATGATAGTGTGTTTACGTCATTCTAGTGTTCCAATTGAAAAATTAATTGACTATGCAGACATGTTACGTGCTGGGGATGAGACTTTGCAAGCGCGTGAGGAATTGCTAAAAGAACAGCTCATAGAGCTAGAAAATAAAAAGAATGACCTTAATCGTTCAATTGAGCGCTTAAAGCATAAAATTTCACTGTATGAATCTGGTGAAATTAAGCAGAATAAAAGCTATTTTGAAGAATATAAAATATTAGATGATTAG
- a CDS encoding Rrf2 family transcriptional regulator — protein sequence MKYSYKLSDAIHLLSYLEIYKDGDLSSKAIARSIESNPTLVRQLMSDLRNAGIIATQKGKAGAKLLKSPKDINIYDIYCAINMDHNLLHVDPKTNPACVVGSNIQDTLNESYQEIEIAAFNKMKQISLSDIIANILAKQAQR from the coding sequence ATGAAGTATTCTTATAAACTAAGTGACGCAATTCACTTACTCAGTTATCTCGAAATCTATAAAGACGGTGATCTTTCTAGCAAGGCAATTGCTAGAAGTATCGAATCAAATCCAACTTTAGTACGTCAATTAATGTCTGACTTACGCAACGCTGGAATAATTGCTACCCAAAAGGGCAAAGCTGGTGCCAAACTTTTAAAATCTCCAAAAGATATCAATATTTACGATATTTATTGTGCAATCAACATGGATCATAATTTGCTTCACGTTGATCCTAAAACTAACCCAGCTTGTGTTGTTGGCAGTAATATCCAAGATACTTTAAACGAATCTTATCAAGAAATAGAAATTGCTGCTTTTAATAAAATGAAGCAGATAAGTTTATCTGATATAATCGCAAATATCTTAGCTAAACAAGCGCAACGCTAA